Part of the bacterium genome, CCGTCCCACGGATGTGATCCTCGCATTGAAGAGCTGCTAACGTAGCAAATGAGTGGATCACAAAACCTGCCGGAAGGTGGGTCATCATTTTTGCCGGGGTGGGTCACAAAATGTGCCGCCCCCGGGTCACGATAATTGCCGGGGGTGGGTCAGTATCGGTGCCGGTTTACAGTTTATCGGGGCGGGCGAAAGCAAGAGGATAACCGCAGAGGGCACAGCGGACGCAGAGGGGGGAGTAAGAGGTCAGTCTTGCTGCTGGCAGAGAGGGAAGGGCATCGGTGGTATCGTTGATCGTTCTTATTATAAGGGTGTCGCTGCTTCATATAGGCGCCCAGGTTCTACAGTTTTTCTCCTCCCGAAGGAGGATGATAATAAGCGAGACAGAGTAGCCACTCAGGAATATCCTCTTTGAAGACAAAGTAGTCATCTATATATCGCAGACCAATTCTTTCCAATCGATTTGTAAATTCTGCCGCGGCCTCTTCTCCGAAGTGGGGACCAAATGAAATCAAGTTTTCATTTTCATCTAAAGGGTTGTCTACTTCCATTATTGCTAATATGTGGTCTCGCTTGATATTGCATTTCATTAAAGCATTTAAACGAATCAGTATTCCAAATGGAGTGGATATTTTAACATTCTTGCTGCGCATACATTCCTTCCTACGGTATGTTGATGATTACATTATAGATTGGCACACTCCCCTTAGGCTGGAAAATTTGAAACCACTTTTTTGCACCCGCCGTTTGAAGTGAACCTTTTGGCACCGCGAAGTCCACCCGAATAGGTCCAGTCCCCCCTGGCTTCGGAGCTCCAAGCTCTGTAACATAAACGCGGTTACTTGCTCCGCCGATTTCAGGCGGTATCCTGGTTGCACCACCCTCAACCCAGAGCTTTAGTTCATCAGCATTTATCCATCTACTTACCGTAGTATAGTCATCTGGAATTGGGCCATCAGAGCTACCGGACCCTCGAGGGAAGAGTCTTTTCCGAAACCTGTATCCGCCTGATTCGTAAGGCGTCGACTTATTATCGATTCTTGTCGAACTACTTTCTGTGTATTCCGCTTTCTTTGCCTCTAAATCGGGTTCTTTCCCCGGTGACCTCTTTGCTTGCTCAGGCCTCTTCCCTTCCGGTAGCAGGTCTTTAACTTCTTCCGCATCCTTGATCTCAGCTTTAGTTTTTAATTCCGGATGGGGCTTCCCATTGACTTTTGCCTCCTCCAGTTGCAGCTTAACGCGGGCGGAGTTCTTTCTAACGCCCAGATATAGTAGAAGCAAGAAGAGGGCATGTACTCCGATTTTCGCAACCCCTTCGGCGAATTTTCTGCTTGCCTTGTCAATATCATGCTCGGTACCCGCGTATCCGATAATTTGGGCGAACTCAACAAGGTTTACGATACCGCTAA contains:
- a CDS encoding DUF4157 domain-containing protein, which codes for KAFAKGSDIVFAKDQYNPSTAEGRGLIGHELAHVAQNATGVHRAPKEKNDTPDNAIPASFAIESSEENILTIGAKATFTLRQKTAWIVSPDDKTSVKWFIKNQGEPEKELKQVDYHPYERHLSATVEGVHQIIARVYLNNQLKEEVVYLQRVVKGDPRILKMSITEKMRLAMERSQVWEEIKNEVGDPVQLIAMMIATIAILTLIAETGFGFAAEVLAGIIAALALGVSVKGLFSGIVNLVEFAQIIGYAGTEHDIDKASRKFAEGVAKIGVHALFLLLLYLGVRKNSARVKLQLEEAKVNGKPHPELKTKAEIKDAEEVKDLLPEGKRPEQAKRSPGKEPDLEAKKAEYTESSSTRIDNKSTPYESGGYRFRKRLFPRGSGSSDGPIPDDYTTVSRWINADELKLWVEGGATRIPPEIGGASNRVYVTELGAPKPGGTGPIRVDFAVPKGSLQTAGAKKWFQIFQPKGSVPIYNVIINIP